The following are encoded in a window of Bdellovibrionales bacterium genomic DNA:
- a CDS encoding flippase-like domain-containing protein — protein MQKKAKNFLIQALKIVFSVGLIYWLVQSGKLNFKALANLLQPQYLIPAFLLVGANMYLTSERWRILLQTQSHHLPSWRTFKLTMIGIFFNFAVPGGVGGDLVKAFYFAKDFPESRMAAATSVLMDRVLGLYAMILMALLAMLFDWQLVQSNSSLHVLFLVIVGLFTAATLGLGLVFSQKLHKRGSVNRRLQKLPGASKTTRIYESLHLYGRDYKNLLGSIAISLLAQTFSIMFMILAGHASGLGAEMNWSTYFLVAPLGFMATAIPISPAGVGVGQAAFYFLFNIYTGHATDLGPTVITALQVAQFVFGLFGAFFYMQRKEKVPYEVNQS, from the coding sequence ATGCAAAAAAAGGCCAAAAACTTTCTTATTCAAGCTCTGAAAATCGTCTTTTCCGTAGGCCTTATCTACTGGCTCGTGCAATCCGGAAAATTGAACTTTAAAGCCCTCGCGAATTTGCTTCAGCCTCAGTACCTGATTCCAGCATTCCTGCTTGTGGGCGCCAATATGTACCTTACCAGCGAGCGCTGGCGCATTTTGCTTCAAACTCAAAGCCATCACCTGCCATCTTGGAGAACTTTTAAGCTCACCATGATCGGCATCTTCTTTAACTTCGCAGTGCCAGGTGGCGTCGGCGGAGATTTGGTAAAGGCCTTCTATTTCGCCAAGGACTTCCCAGAGTCCCGCATGGCAGCAGCAACCAGCGTTCTCATGGACCGCGTGCTGGGACTTTACGCGATGATCTTGATGGCCTTGCTCGCGATGCTTTTTGACTGGCAGCTCGTACAAAGCAACAGCTCTTTGCATGTTCTTTTCCTCGTGATCGTGGGTCTTTTCACGGCAGCCACATTGGGCCTTGGACTCGTCTTTTCACAGAAGCTGCACAAACGCGGCAGCGTGAACCGACGTTTGCAAAAACTGCCGGGAGCTTCAAAAACCACACGCATATACGAATCTCTCCACCTCTATGGCCGTGACTATAAAAACCTCCTTGGCAGCATCGCAATCAGTCTCTTGGCTCAGACATTCTCGATCATGTTTATGATTCTTGCCGGTCACGCGTCTGGCTTGGGTGCTGAGATGAACTGGTCGACCTACTTCCTCGTCGCGCCTCTCGGTTTTATGGCGACGGCGATTCCGATTTCTCCTGCCGGCGTCGGCGTGGGGCAAGCGGCGTTTTATTTCTTGTTTAATATTTATACCGGTCACGCAACAGATTTAGGCCCAACGGTGATCACCGCGCTTCAGGTAGCTCAATTTGTATTCGGACTGTTCGGGGCCTTCTTCTACATGCAAAGAAAAGAGAAAGTGCCATATGAAGTCAACCAAAGCTAG
- a CDS encoding mannose-1-phosphate guanylyltransferase/mannose-6-phosphate isomerase codes for MSLWSGGSVVIPAILSGGSGTRLWPVSRANFPKQFCDLFDDSLQSLTIKRSLKLGTPWIVTGAALKTLTEANLKDLHLQNVTTIYEPVAKNTAPAVAVLAYVLVQRGMGEEIVGVFPSDHLIQNTDAFYNAVAEAEVLAQKGFVVTLGIKPDHPATGYGYIQKDRSSNKVLKFHEKPSFETAEKFLASGDFFWNAGMFIFKAKTMLEKFQKLQPEIYKIVSQLKADMSNLNEVYAQFPSISIDYAVMEKLSSDELACIPADMAWSDVGSWDAVAQVNDGQHGPKSLEVKGHDNFVFGRENKMYSFVGTDDLIVVDTEDALMVVKKGESQEVKQVVEALQKQGSSLVKDHVFEKRPWGAFEILRDTEHFKSKVITVNPMSQLSYQSHSKRAEHWIITRGEGEVVLNDQVIPVKAGSHVYIPTQAKHRMRNTSETVLEFVEVQLGSYFGEDDIVRYQDDYKRT; via the coding sequence ATGTCTCTTTGGTCAGGAGGATCCGTCGTGATTCCAGCAATTTTATCAGGTGGCAGTGGCACGCGTTTGTGGCCCGTATCTCGAGCTAATTTTCCGAAACAGTTTTGTGATCTTTTCGACGACTCTTTGCAGAGTCTGACAATTAAGCGTTCGCTAAAGTTGGGAACGCCGTGGATTGTGACTGGGGCGGCTCTCAAAACCTTGACGGAAGCGAACCTTAAAGACCTCCATTTACAAAACGTAACGACGATCTATGAACCGGTTGCGAAAAATACGGCACCTGCAGTGGCGGTGTTGGCGTATGTTCTTGTTCAGCGCGGAATGGGCGAAGAGATTGTCGGCGTCTTTCCGTCAGATCATCTGATTCAAAATACCGATGCCTTTTACAATGCTGTTGCTGAAGCGGAAGTACTCGCTCAGAAGGGTTTTGTTGTTACTTTGGGTATTAAGCCTGATCATCCGGCGACGGGCTATGGCTACATCCAAAAAGATAGAAGTTCTAATAAAGTTTTGAAGTTCCATGAGAAGCCTTCTTTCGAGACGGCTGAGAAGTTTCTCGCTTCGGGCGATTTCTTCTGGAATGCCGGTATGTTTATCTTTAAGGCGAAGACGATGCTGGAGAAATTCCAGAAGCTTCAGCCTGAAATTTATAAAATCGTTTCTCAGTTGAAAGCGGATATGAGCAACCTCAATGAGGTTTATGCTCAATTCCCGAGCATTTCTATCGACTACGCAGTGATGGAAAAATTGAGCTCTGATGAACTCGCGTGTATTCCAGCGGACATGGCTTGGAGTGATGTTGGCTCATGGGATGCTGTTGCCCAAGTAAACGACGGGCAGCACGGTCCTAAGTCACTCGAAGTAAAGGGCCATGACAACTTCGTCTTTGGTCGCGAAAACAAAATGTACTCGTTCGTAGGCACGGATGACCTGATTGTCGTTGATACGGAAGATGCCTTGATGGTCGTGAAGAAGGGTGAATCTCAGGAAGTAAAACAGGTCGTTGAGGCTTTGCAGAAACAGGGATCTTCATTAGTTAAAGACCATGTTTTTGAAAAGCGTCCGTGGGGAGCCTTTGAAATCTTGCGTGATACAGAACACTTCAAATCGAAGGTGATTACTGTGAATCCAATGTCACAGCTTTCATATCAGTCTCATAGCAAGCGTGCTGAACACTGGATTATCACTCGCGGTGAAGGGGAAGTGGTTTTGAATGACCAGGTGATCCCGGTAAAAGCGGGCAGCCACGTGTATATTCCAACACAAGCGAAGCATCGCATGCGTAACACCTCTGAAACTGTTCTTGAGTTCGTAGAGGTACAGCTGGGCTCTTATTTCGGTGAAGACGATATCGTTCGATACCAGGACGATTATAAGAGAACATAA
- a CDS encoding OmpA family protein, producing the protein MGFYKKLLVILGVLVQCQFSQANVLGMDAQTFNPTTNGLDFVTVHSSATLDPGIVNIGFFLNYAVNSLPYIYGVSGAGQTRTKFNDTLFSSDLNFGVGLTDNWDIGFSFPYLISQNVEDGSQLSRYSQTGITGQRMNTKYRFYNGDTWGWAVVASADKSLVENNPYTGENPGPTFNLEVATDVMLSEVLLGFNLGHRWRSPGTSLASIYGISPLPNQWIYSMAASYLLKSLDTKLIWELYGSYPDGKSSDAITQNVSDRERSSLETLVGMKYDWNTNLAIHFGGGTEIYHGTGTPAWRLYSGINYAFGPVWGKKDWPPAVEPRRDVKTLPKVQNFTLTFLRFKFDSTELDPSSYKNLDIVVKMVRETPNVQKITIEGHTDSVGSIVYNQKLSQARATTVKDYLKTHMPEMSKVDFQAIGYGPTRPIANNGNYQGRAKNRRVVIRVARKIMVGDKPEMEESSLTF; encoded by the coding sequence ATGGGCTTTTACAAAAAACTTCTCGTGATTTTGGGTGTCCTTGTTCAGTGTCAGTTTTCCCAAGCCAATGTGCTTGGGATGGACGCGCAAACCTTTAACCCGACAACGAATGGCCTCGATTTCGTGACAGTTCACTCCTCGGCGACATTGGATCCCGGGATTGTGAATATCGGTTTCTTCTTGAACTACGCGGTGAACTCTTTGCCATATATCTATGGCGTGAGTGGCGCCGGGCAAACGCGCACGAAGTTTAATGATACGCTCTTTTCATCGGACTTGAATTTCGGTGTCGGTTTGACGGACAACTGGGATATCGGTTTTTCTTTTCCCTATTTGATTTCACAAAACGTAGAAGATGGCAGTCAGCTAAGCCGTTATAGCCAAACGGGCATTACCGGTCAGCGCATGAACACGAAGTATCGCTTTTATAATGGCGACACTTGGGGCTGGGCTGTGGTTGCCTCTGCGGATAAGAGCTTGGTTGAGAACAATCCTTATACGGGCGAGAACCCAGGACCAACGTTCAACTTGGAAGTCGCTACGGATGTGATGCTTTCTGAAGTTTTGTTGGGCTTTAACCTTGGTCATCGCTGGCGTTCTCCGGGGACGAGTCTGGCTTCAATTTACGGAATTTCTCCGTTGCCGAATCAATGGATTTATTCAATGGCCGCGAGTTACTTGCTGAAGAGCCTTGATACGAAGTTGATCTGGGAACTTTACGGAAGCTATCCTGATGGTAAGAGCAGCGATGCAATCACTCAGAACGTATCGGATCGTGAGAGATCTTCGCTCGAAACTCTCGTGGGAATGAAGTACGACTGGAATACGAATCTTGCGATTCACTTCGGTGGCGGGACTGAGATCTATCACGGAACGGGAACTCCAGCGTGGCGTTTGTATTCAGGTATTAACTACGCGTTTGGTCCGGTTTGGGGTAAGAAAGATTGGCCGCCGGCTGTGGAACCAAGACGTGACGTGAAGACTTTGCCGAAGGTTCAAAACTTCACTCTGACTTTCTTGCGTTTCAAATTCGACTCGACCGAGCTTGATCCAAGTTCATACAAGAATCTTGATATCGTCGTGAAGATGGTGCGTGAAACTCCGAATGTTCAAAAGATTACGATTGAAGGACACACGGATTCAGTCGGTTCAATCGTTTACAATCAGAAGCTGAGTCAGGCTCGTGCGACGACTGTAAAAGACTACTTGAAAACTCACATGCCTGAAATGAGCAAAGTGGACTTCCAGGCGATCGGTTATGGTCCAACCCGCCCTATCGCGAATAATGGGAACTATCAGGGCCGTGCGAAAAACCGCCGGGTCGTCATCCGTGTCGCTCGTAAGATCATGGTGGGTGATAAACCTGAAATGGAAGAAAGTTCTCTTACATTCTAA
- a CDS encoding NAD(P)H-binding protein, with amino-acid sequence MQNSKPKGTILVAGATGFIGQRLLLALKDYKVIALQRYQNIPPALKDATHIEWRQCDLFSLLQIEEASAGADTAVYLVHSMLPSARLSQANFSDTDLILADNFVRACRKNGIQRILYLGGIIPFEESLSPHLQSRWEVEETLRASGIPLTSLRAGLIIGAGGSSFEMMYLLVKRLPFMLCPHWTTHSLRPIDVRDVIASLCYCLDHPETQGHTYDLAGPDTLTYRDLMLKTAELLGKKRWIVAVPFFNPRLSVLWVRIITGASPTLIKPLVESLRSNMLPDARRQLLIPYYTYQTLDESLAHEMKELKPTLSKTHKTIRKRSHEASLVRSVQRLHLPAGHNAEWAAHEYLRWLPHFFFPFLMVQSDETICRFRFFFLRKSLLRLKLSTTRSSPDRQLFYIVGGLLASKDNPKDSRLEFREVLNGKYILAAIHNFSPSLPWYIYKYTQAVIHLWVMRRFDYHLQHGPRSKWSKQVPGYSQK; translated from the coding sequence ATGCAAAACTCAAAGCCCAAAGGAACCATTCTTGTCGCAGGAGCCACCGGTTTTATCGGCCAGCGGCTGCTTTTGGCTTTGAAAGACTATAAGGTCATCGCTCTTCAGCGCTATCAAAATATTCCTCCGGCCCTCAAAGATGCGACTCATATTGAGTGGCGTCAGTGTGACCTCTTTTCACTCTTACAAATCGAAGAGGCGAGCGCTGGCGCAGACACAGCGGTGTATCTTGTGCATTCGATGCTCCCATCAGCGCGGCTGAGTCAAGCAAACTTCAGCGACACGGATCTGATCCTCGCTGACAATTTTGTTCGCGCTTGCCGCAAAAATGGAATTCAGCGGATCCTTTACCTGGGCGGCATCATTCCCTTCGAAGAAAGCCTCTCACCACACTTGCAAAGCCGCTGGGAAGTCGAAGAAACTCTCCGAGCGAGCGGTATTCCCCTGACAAGTTTGCGCGCGGGTCTGATTATTGGCGCAGGCGGATCATCATTTGAAATGATGTACCTTTTGGTAAAACGCCTGCCATTCATGCTCTGCCCGCATTGGACGACTCACTCTTTACGACCCATCGACGTTCGCGATGTCATTGCGAGTTTGTGTTATTGCCTCGATCATCCCGAGACTCAAGGCCATACCTATGACCTCGCGGGCCCTGACACCTTGACGTATCGCGATCTCATGCTGAAAACAGCCGAACTCCTCGGAAAAAAACGCTGGATCGTTGCGGTTCCCTTTTTCAATCCACGGCTGTCGGTCCTCTGGGTTCGCATCATCACCGGAGCAAGCCCCACATTGATCAAACCTCTGGTCGAAAGCCTTCGCAGCAATATGCTACCGGATGCCCGAAGGCAATTGCTGATTCCCTACTATACCTATCAGACTCTCGATGAGTCTTTAGCGCACGAGATGAAGGAGCTTAAGCCCACGCTTTCAAAAACACATAAGACCATCCGTAAGCGCTCTCACGAAGCTTCTCTGGTAAGATCAGTTCAGCGCCTGCATTTGCCGGCAGGACATAATGCGGAGTGGGCCGCGCATGAATATTTGCGATGGCTCCCCCACTTCTTTTTTCCATTTCTTATGGTTCAATCCGACGAAACGATCTGTCGCTTTCGATTCTTCTTTTTACGAAAGAGCTTGCTAAGACTAAAACTTTCAACAACCCGAAGTTCCCCGGATCGACAGCTTTTCTACATCGTCGGCGGTTTACTGGCTTCAAAAGATAATCCGAAAGATTCCCGGCTTGAGTTCCGCGAGGTTCTGAACGGAAAGTACATCCTTGCCGCCATTCACAATTTCTCGCCGAGCCTTCCCTGGTATATCTACAAATACACTCAAGCCGTTATTCACTTATGGGTCATGAGGCGATTTGACTATCATCTTCAGCACGGGCCTCGCTCAAAGTGGAGCAAACAGGTCCCCGGTTATTCACAAAAATAA
- a CDS encoding hemerythrin domain-containing protein, with the protein MELVSALKRDHQTIKKLYTAGLQKKTTFEAKKRLFKKMSTVVPAHAQSEEVALYSNVTDLSKVNHFAFEGFEEHGIVDHLLRELKTVSEQHVWEAKFTVVCEMLKHHIEEEEKEFFPKLSKMLSLDIRKDLGEEYSSRFNELLKGPRSEPESRYIPSHVAH; encoded by the coding sequence ATGGAACTTGTCAGCGCGCTTAAAAGAGATCATCAAACGATCAAAAAGCTTTACACCGCAGGTCTACAGAAAAAGACGACTTTTGAAGCGAAGAAAAGACTCTTCAAAAAAATGTCTACCGTGGTGCCCGCCCACGCACAAAGTGAAGAGGTCGCCCTCTATTCTAATGTCACAGATCTCAGCAAAGTAAATCACTTTGCATTCGAGGGCTTCGAAGAACACGGAATCGTCGATCATCTTTTGAGAGAACTGAAGACCGTCAGCGAACAGCATGTCTGGGAAGCAAAATTCACCGTCGTGTGTGAGATGCTTAAGCACCATATTGAAGAGGAAGAAAAAGAGTTCTTTCCAAAACTATCAAAAATGCTGAGCTTGGACATTCGCAAAGATCTCGGAGAGGAATACAGCTCCAGATTCAACGAGCTTCTGAAGGGGCCGCGCTCGGAACCAGAAAGCCGTTATATTCCAAGTCACGTCGCCCACTAG